The following proteins are co-located in the Polystyrenella longa genome:
- a CDS encoding Hsp20/alpha crystallin family protein — protein sequence MKKTLRTWNPWQELDQLTHQFDQLFTRQWPAASKQNQLKFGAVNVLKNDQGVLVQLAVPGLEADDLDISLTHNSVTVKANRDADSDSSSNVSRQERSTRQFSRSISLPVEVDPSSCDATYTKGVLTLKLEQPEEQQPKKIEVKAI from the coding sequence ATGAAAAAGACCTTACGAACTTGGAATCCCTGGCAGGAACTCGATCAGTTGACTCATCAATTCGATCAACTTTTTACGCGTCAGTGGCCCGCAGCCAGCAAGCAGAACCAGTTGAAATTCGGGGCAGTGAATGTCCTGAAGAACGATCAGGGAGTACTGGTGCAGTTGGCTGTCCCCGGCCTTGAAGCTGACGACTTGGACATTTCACTGACCCACAACAGCGTGACGGTCAAAGCCAATCGGGATGCGGACAGTGACAGTTCAAGCAATGTCTCTCGGCAGGAACGCAGCACGCGGCAGTTCAGCCGATCGATCTCGCTGCCCGTGGAAGTCGATCCGTCCAGTTGCGATGCAACCTACACCAAAGGCGTGTTGACTTTGAAACTGGAGCAACCGGAAGAGCAGCAGCCTAAGAAAATTGAAGTCAAAGCGATTTGA
- a CDS encoding Hsp20/alpha crystallin family protein — MSTNTETQNCESKEPASQEQQSIQSNENTLVYSPDVDIAETETGIDLTFDMPGVDQDHLDISIDKDVLTVVGHAEVDQEEGYESLYREFGAGDYRRAFRLPEYVDSQNVDATVKQGILTIHLPKAKRQTVTVKAV, encoded by the coding sequence ATGAGTACGAATACAGAAACGCAAAATTGCGAATCAAAAGAACCTGCCAGCCAGGAACAGCAATCCATTCAGAGCAACGAGAACACACTCGTCTATTCTCCTGACGTGGATATTGCGGAGACGGAAACGGGAATCGACCTGACGTTTGATATGCCGGGAGTCGATCAGGATCATCTCGACATTTCGATTGATAAAGACGTCCTAACCGTCGTGGGGCACGCAGAAGTCGATCAAGAAGAGGGGTACGAGTCCCTATACCGTGAGTTCGGCGCTGGCGACTACCGACGAGCATTCCGCTTGCCTGAATACGTGGACTCGCAGAATGTGGATGCGACGGTCAAGCAGGGAATCCTGACGATCCATCTTCCTAAAGCCAAGCGTCAAACAGTCACCGTGAAAGCGGTCTAA
- a CDS encoding alpha/beta hydrolase family protein, with protein sequence MSGFKRREFISRIGAGAAGMALTGLGPEFLTASNSSYSSEANSLQAAETETHPTFTTDREDGRYESTAGFLQETLKHLKPKLAFDPEMTAEAYPAWQAAVREKLTELLCFPEVADPQPAPKRIWKRKREGYEWQKWEAYPEPYSVVPFYVLVPDGVSANSPAPTVMCFPGSTHTKESLVGECELDTGKRSTWKHFQTNRQALHFVKQGFISVAIENPATGELVSPLSSRSQMANCGLWLGRNYLGISVFQKAKILEWLREQNWVDSNRIATCGHSLGSNPADILGVLYPETVKAVIHNDFVCNWIERAYCTNFNPPGGSHHTVPGLFQWFDHTDIEASLAPRPLLFTEGGRTMQINKIRKAYELNGQPENIEVTYYAKYATADKRLFEEVPIPAGISNEEYFQYVNVDAPQHRFRPDKAVPWLKKVMKN encoded by the coding sequence ATGAGTGGTTTCAAGAGAAGAGAGTTCATCAGTCGAATCGGTGCAGGGGCCGCCGGCATGGCGCTCACCGGCTTAGGTCCGGAGTTTTTAACCGCTTCGAACTCGTCCTATAGCTCAGAAGCCAACTCGCTGCAGGCAGCGGAAACGGAAACGCACCCCACCTTCACCACGGATCGCGAAGATGGTCGGTATGAATCGACGGCAGGTTTCCTTCAGGAAACATTAAAACATCTGAAGCCTAAACTCGCCTTCGATCCCGAGATGACTGCCGAAGCGTATCCTGCTTGGCAAGCGGCTGTTAGAGAGAAGCTGACGGAACTGCTTTGTTTTCCCGAGGTGGCTGATCCTCAACCCGCCCCCAAACGTATCTGGAAAAGAAAACGTGAGGGTTACGAGTGGCAAAAATGGGAAGCCTACCCGGAACCTTATAGCGTGGTCCCTTTTTATGTACTGGTCCCTGATGGTGTCAGTGCCAATTCACCGGCTCCTACAGTGATGTGTTTTCCCGGTTCGACGCATACGAAAGAATCGCTCGTCGGCGAGTGTGAACTTGATACGGGAAAACGTTCCACTTGGAAACATTTCCAAACCAACCGGCAGGCTCTTCACTTTGTTAAACAGGGATTCATCAGTGTGGCGATTGAAAACCCGGCAACGGGCGAACTCGTCAGTCCATTATCGTCACGCAGCCAAATGGCAAATTGCGGCTTGTGGCTCGGGAGGAACTATCTGGGCATCTCTGTTTTTCAGAAGGCGAAGATTCTCGAATGGTTGCGGGAACAAAACTGGGTTGATTCCAATCGTATTGCCACCTGCGGACATTCACTCGGTTCCAACCCGGCCGATATTCTGGGGGTACTGTATCCCGAAACGGTCAAAGCGGTAATTCATAACGACTTCGTTTGTAACTGGATCGAACGGGCCTACTGCACCAACTTCAATCCTCCCGGTGGGTCGCACCACACTGTCCCCGGATTATTCCAATGGTTTGACCACACCGACATCGAAGCGTCCCTGGCTCCGCGTCCGTTGTTATTCACTGAAGGAGGGCGGACGATGCAGATTAACAAAATCCGCAAAGCGTATGAGCTGAATGGTCAGCCGGAGAATATCGAGGTCACCTATTATGCCAAGTATGCAACCGCCGACAAACGGCTGTTTGAAGAGGTTCCCATTCCGGCTGGAATTTCTAATGAAGAATACTTCCAGTATGTAAATGTCGACGCGCCTCAACATCGGTTTCGTCCCGACAAAGCCGTTCCATGGCTGAAGAAAGTCATGAAGAATTAA
- a CDS encoding alpha/beta hydrolase, translated as MPSNPNSGSLATSLKSYWCHMRRLGLLVLFCYLGICLLLTLLQRKLIYLPAQENVIAPALYALPVSRIESRSFPGEDEVGVKVWLVSAKVNLEKDVSSSERRAMIVFHGNGHHRGGRGYLFELFNSLDQDVFIFDYPGYGETSGSPSEAANVANAAHLWDKVTGEWGYQPKNISLFGESLGGGIATQLAAQLSERNEAPAALIVRSTFSSLVDAASYHYPWLPVRWLLVDRYPSTEVIKQVTCPILVIHGSTDQIVPYELGERLYEAAPPESQNGVAKSMLVINGGGHNNLSHRPNSPMGIGIAEFLERIED; from the coding sequence ATGCCAAGCAATCCGAATTCCGGTTCCTTAGCGACTTCGCTGAAGTCGTACTGGTGTCACATGCGCCGACTGGGCCTGCTCGTCCTATTTTGTTATCTGGGAATCTGTCTCTTGTTGACTTTATTGCAACGCAAACTGATTTATCTGCCTGCGCAAGAGAACGTCATTGCCCCGGCGTTGTATGCGTTGCCAGTCAGCCGAATTGAATCACGATCATTTCCGGGCGAGGACGAAGTCGGAGTTAAAGTATGGCTTGTTTCGGCCAAAGTGAATCTGGAGAAGGATGTTTCCTCATCCGAACGGCGAGCGATGATTGTCTTTCATGGAAACGGGCATCACCGAGGAGGGCGAGGTTATCTCTTCGAGCTGTTCAACTCACTGGACCAGGACGTCTTTATTTTCGACTACCCCGGTTACGGTGAGACAAGCGGCTCACCTTCTGAAGCAGCGAACGTTGCCAATGCCGCGCATCTCTGGGATAAGGTGACGGGCGAGTGGGGTTACCAACCGAAGAACATATCCTTGTTTGGTGAGTCGCTCGGTGGAGGAATTGCGACGCAGTTGGCGGCGCAGTTGTCCGAGCGGAATGAAGCCCCCGCCGCATTGATTGTGCGGTCGACATTTTCTTCACTCGTCGATGCGGCCAGTTACCATTACCCCTGGTTGCCCGTCCGTTGGTTGCTGGTGGACCGGTACCCGTCGACCGAGGTGATAAAGCAGGTCACCTGTCCCATTCTGGTGATCCATGGTTCGACGGATCAAATTGTCCCTTACGAGTTGGGGGAACGATTATACGAAGCGGCCCCGCCTGAGTCGCAAAATGGAGTCGCAAAATCGATGCTGGTCATCAACGGCGGCGGCCACAACAACCTCTCCCACCGCCCCAATTCTCCAATGGGTATCGGGATTGCAGAGTTTTTAGAGCGAATTGAGGATTGA
- a CDS encoding ABC transporter permease, producing MYKLLLCFKYLRTRYIALASIISVMLGVATMIVVNSVMAGFGGQMKDRIRGIMSDVVVESRSYDGAPDPEGIMRQIDRVAGDKIEAITPTVTTFAIMNISIGGMLEPRPITLVGIYPEEKDKVSALTPSLMKYQEIIEGDQIIRGPLRTAGQAPNWELEPEEMQRRVARAEQNSWRPETVYSKSQETNNEAVPDFDEDAVPEFDEEFDSTNASEEIVAESETDPLSNLESSFNEYNVIDEQPVEPGALMKARVYVGSGLASYKEPQTDKRHWLVRPGDDVVMLTNTIGMPKQNPVSFSATVVDIFHCGMSEYDSNLVFMNIEALQEYKKMLLPEAELVTSFQIKLKNYDDSEEVVNILKANLPPGTFEVTTWEDRQGALLQALAMEAAILNVLLSLIIAVAGFGILAIFFMIVVEKTRDIGILKSLGASSRGVMSIFLGYGFSLGIVGSGVGVMLGLAFVVYINEISDFISKLTGQKIFDDQIYYFDKIPTEISPYMVFWVSLGAITIAVLASVLPARRAANLNPVEALRHQ from the coding sequence ATGTACAAACTATTGCTTTGCTTCAAATATCTCCGCACCCGCTACATAGCGCTCGCCAGTATCATCAGTGTGATGCTGGGCGTGGCGACCATGATTGTGGTTAATAGCGTAATGGCCGGTTTCGGTGGCCAGATGAAAGACCGCATCCGCGGGATCATGTCGGATGTCGTCGTCGAATCTCGCAGCTATGACGGAGCTCCGGATCCCGAAGGGATCATGAGACAGATTGACCGGGTCGCCGGAGATAAAATAGAAGCGATCACTCCGACGGTGACCACTTTTGCAATTATGAATATCAGCATCGGGGGTATGCTGGAGCCTCGCCCGATCACATTGGTAGGCATCTATCCCGAAGAAAAAGATAAGGTCAGCGCTCTCACGCCATCCTTGATGAAGTATCAGGAGATCATCGAGGGAGACCAGATTATTCGCGGACCGTTGCGTACCGCCGGTCAAGCCCCGAACTGGGAGCTCGAACCTGAAGAAATGCAGCGACGTGTCGCCCGCGCTGAGCAGAACAGTTGGCGGCCAGAGACGGTCTACTCCAAGTCGCAAGAAACAAATAATGAGGCTGTTCCGGACTTCGACGAGGACGCCGTGCCCGAATTCGATGAAGAATTTGACTCGACCAATGCATCGGAGGAAATTGTCGCTGAATCTGAGACAGACCCGCTGAGTAATTTGGAATCAAGCTTCAATGAATACAATGTTATCGACGAACAACCGGTTGAACCGGGAGCATTGATGAAGGCCCGCGTTTATGTCGGTAGTGGCCTTGCGAGCTACAAAGAACCTCAAACAGACAAGCGGCATTGGCTGGTCCGGCCTGGTGATGATGTCGTCATGCTGACCAACACAATCGGCATGCCCAAACAGAACCCGGTCAGCTTTTCTGCCACCGTCGTCGACATCTTTCATTGCGGCATGAGCGAGTACGATTCCAATCTGGTCTTCATGAACATCGAAGCCCTGCAGGAATACAAGAAAATGCTGCTCCCCGAAGCAGAACTCGTGACCTCCTTTCAAATCAAACTGAAAAACTATGACGACTCTGAAGAAGTCGTAAATATCCTAAAAGCCAACCTTCCCCCCGGTACTTTTGAGGTCACTACCTGGGAAGATCGCCAGGGCGCTCTACTACAGGCCCTCGCGATGGAGGCCGCCATTTTGAATGTGTTACTGTCACTGATTATTGCCGTGGCTGGATTCGGTATTCTGGCAATCTTCTTTATGATTGTCGTCGAAAAAACACGGGACATTGGGATTCTCAAATCTCTGGGGGCATCGTCTCGGGGAGTGATGTCAATCTTCCTCGGTTACGGTTTTTCACTGGGGATTGTCGGCAGCGGTGTCGGAGTCATGTTGGGTCTGGCGTTTGTGGTTTATATCAACGAAATTTCCGACTTTATCTCTAAATTGACCGGGCAGAAAATCTTCGACGATCAGATTTATTACTTCGACAAGATTCCAACGGAGATCAGCCCGTACATGGTCTTCTGGGTTTCCCTGGGTGCGATTACCATTGCTGTTCTCGCTTCCGTTCTGCCTGCCCGGCGTGCTGCGAACCTGAACCCGGTTGAAGCACTGCGACATCAATAA
- a CDS encoding ABC transporter ATP-binding protein, with product MNDEHISAVALEKIYFKGEIQVPVLRGIRMSAKKGEFLSIIGQSGSGKSTLLHLLGLLDTPDVGEVLLEGQRIDDLPPRVRDELRNRVFGFIFQFYHLLPELNLLDNVLTPQMIRYSIREYWTKRKELKERARYFIDQVGLSHRITHKPSELSGGEMQRAAIARALMGEPKLLLADEPTGNLDVGTGGEIMELLNRLNEEQQLTIIMVTHDRAVAKQAHRTICLQEGKVAKLAEVA from the coding sequence ATGAATGATGAGCACATCTCGGCCGTTGCACTTGAAAAGATTTATTTCAAGGGGGAGATTCAGGTCCCTGTGCTACGCGGCATTCGCATGTCGGCGAAAAAAGGGGAATTTCTGTCGATCATCGGTCAGTCCGGATCGGGGAAAAGCACCCTGCTCCACCTCTTAGGACTACTGGATACCCCCGATGTCGGAGAGGTCCTTCTGGAAGGACAACGAATCGACGACCTGCCTCCACGCGTGCGGGACGAACTGCGAAATCGGGTCTTCGGGTTTATTTTTCAGTTCTACCATCTTTTGCCCGAACTGAACCTGTTGGACAATGTCCTGACTCCACAGATGATTCGCTACAGTATTCGTGAATACTGGACAAAGCGCAAGGAACTGAAAGAACGAGCCCGATACTTCATCGACCAAGTCGGATTAAGCCACCGGATTACGCACAAACCCTCAGAGCTGTCTGGTGGAGAAATGCAGCGGGCGGCCATCGCCCGTGCCCTGATGGGTGAACCGAAGCTCCTGCTCGCCGACGAACCGACTGGAAACCTTGATGTCGGTACTGGTGGCGAGATTATGGAGTTGCTGAACCGGTTGAATGAGGAACAACAGCTCACTATCATCATGGTAACGCACGATCGGGCCGTCGCCAAACAGGCACATCGTACGATATGTTTGCAAGAAGGCAAAGTCGCGAAACTGGCAGAAGTTGCCTGA
- the ilvE gene encoding branched-chain-amino-acid transaminase yields the protein MSSQIYINGQFFAEDEAKISVFDHGLLYGDGVFEGIRIYGGNVFLHGEHIDRLYESAKVIRLEIPITKEEMVKAVEETVARNNIDDGYVRLVITRGAGSLGLDIRRTSNPQVIIIAATISLYPEEYYHEGLQLITASTIRNHPQALSPRIKSLNYLNNIMAKIEATDMGCIEALMMNHKGEVSECTGDNIFIIKDKIVKTPPTDAGILEGVTRNAVIKLAREAGYEMQETTLTRHDVYVADECFLTGTAAEVIPVVSIDGRQLGDGKPGPITHELLKLFQELTRSSV from the coding sequence ATGTCGTCTCAAATTTACATTAATGGTCAATTCTTCGCCGAAGACGAGGCCAAAATCAGTGTATTCGATCATGGTCTACTCTACGGTGACGGCGTCTTTGAGGGCATCCGTATCTACGGAGGGAACGTCTTCCTGCACGGCGAACATATCGACCGGCTCTACGAGAGTGCCAAAGTCATCCGCCTTGAAATTCCGATCACCAAGGAAGAGATGGTCAAAGCGGTAGAAGAGACCGTCGCCCGGAACAATATCGACGACGGTTACGTCCGTCTGGTCATCACCCGCGGAGCCGGTTCACTGGGTCTTGATATTCGCCGGACGAGTAATCCGCAGGTGATCATTATCGCCGCGACGATTTCGCTCTATCCCGAAGAATACTACCACGAAGGTCTGCAGCTGATTACGGCCAGTACCATCCGTAACCATCCCCAGGCGCTAAGCCCACGGATCAAGTCGCTGAACTACCTGAATAACATCATGGCGAAAATCGAAGCAACCGATATGGGCTGCATTGAAGCGCTGATGATGAACCACAAAGGAGAAGTCAGCGAGTGTACTGGCGACAACATCTTCATCATCAAAGATAAAATCGTCAAAACACCACCGACGGATGCCGGAATCCTGGAAGGGGTCACGCGTAACGCGGTGATCAAACTGGCGCGCGAAGCGGGCTACGAAATGCAGGAAACCACGTTGACTCGTCACGACGTCTACGTCGCCGACGAATGTTTTCTGACAGGCACCGCCGCCGAGGTGATTCCCGTGGTCAGCATTGATGGTCGCCAACTGGGCGACGGCAAACCGGGCCCCATTACTCACGAGCTGCTCAAGCTGTTCCAGGAACTGACACGCTCGAGTGTTTAG
- a CDS encoding DUF4350 domain-containing protein, producing MLILLQFWFPILDSGNTYDTRSTAARGKKAFFLLMQDQDFGIYRSDDSLSTMIDQLYWDETLLMLGPGRLPEEYHWNQILEWVRSGGTLFIAASYENPKLSIPELGISVVSDKGADEAEDEDSSSVMNPAAFGKEDEEEEADPEIQFCKSIESPLYESDKIAWAKGASLQLEGLAARNREVLVRTETGLQAIEMRLTEGKLIVLANDVLFSNQSIMNDDNAILAVKLLEKSIGENNEWKTICVDEWLNATAVPKVVGILMTLPFRHLTLLVLGLLWVFVWWKWFRFGPYLPDAESRRLNIVSHTDTVGTLNYQERLGRYALEGYWQQFQKEIHWSYQKQHRSRIISRISRRTGRTEDEVRILVNRTLEGIDNPNLLRADAANLIIELANLRSAIFA from the coding sequence GTGTTGATCCTGTTGCAGTTCTGGTTCCCGATTTTAGATTCGGGGAATACTTATGATACGCGCAGTACCGCCGCACGCGGAAAAAAGGCATTCTTTCTCCTGATGCAGGATCAGGATTTCGGCATCTATCGCAGCGACGACTCACTGTCAACGATGATCGATCAACTCTACTGGGATGAGACCTTACTGATGCTTGGTCCCGGTCGCCTTCCCGAAGAGTATCATTGGAACCAGATACTGGAATGGGTCCGGTCAGGCGGGACGTTATTCATTGCTGCTTCTTACGAGAACCCAAAGCTGAGTATTCCGGAACTGGGTATCTCGGTTGTCTCTGACAAAGGAGCCGATGAGGCAGAAGACGAAGATTCCTCTTCCGTAATGAATCCAGCGGCGTTCGGGAAAGAGGACGAAGAGGAAGAGGCCGACCCAGAGATTCAATTCTGTAAATCGATTGAATCGCCTCTGTATGAGTCGGACAAAATTGCGTGGGCGAAAGGAGCTTCTCTTCAACTGGAAGGGCTGGCAGCCCGGAATCGCGAGGTACTCGTCCGGACGGAAACCGGATTGCAAGCGATAGAAATGCGATTGACCGAAGGCAAATTGATCGTCCTGGCGAATGATGTTCTGTTCAGTAATCAGTCCATCATGAACGACGACAATGCGATTCTCGCGGTGAAACTTCTGGAGAAAAGTATCGGGGAAAATAACGAGTGGAAGACGATCTGCGTCGATGAATGGTTGAATGCCACCGCTGTTCCCAAGGTCGTGGGCATTCTAATGACGTTGCCGTTCCGCCATTTGACGTTGCTGGTGCTGGGGTTACTCTGGGTTTTCGTCTGGTGGAAGTGGTTCCGTTTTGGCCCTTACTTGCCTGATGCAGAAAGTCGCCGGCTGAACATCGTCTCTCACACCGACACGGTCGGAACACTTAATTACCAGGAACGATTAGGCCGCTACGCGCTGGAAGGGTACTGGCAGCAATTCCAGAAGGAGATCCACTGGTCGTACCAGAAGCAGCATCGATCGCGCATCATCAGTCGCATTTCTCGTCGCACGGGGCGAACGGAGGACGAGGTCCGCATATTGGTCAATCGCACGCTTGAGGGAATTGATAACCCCAACCTGTTACGCGCAGACGCTGCGAACTTGATCATCGAACTGGCCAACCTGCGTTCCGCAATATTTGCCTGA
- a CDS encoding DUF4129 domain-containing protein has translation MTRILTTLFTSGWLLVCGFFAPTLLAAQGEAGVSTESIRKSTQQILDQDQFKHLKDHNNPFDLDGLLNRLETSNKESSPKKTSTRASSSPGWFDWLPSFDFSSLGSAFGMLIEFGFWGILIVIGLVLIYFLGKAVMAYERRKQELTDELIEPTDQQIVAAPGETAVNQYLARARELAANREYAKAIMQLVQGAMSDIERRNQIKFRRGLTSYDYLRAVRGEPPRHQALQQLLRVYEPIGFGRRVATEDHFETSLNQFEAEFLAANPSPNS, from the coding sequence ATGACGCGTATACTCACAACCCTATTCACCAGTGGCTGGCTTCTTGTGTGCGGTTTTTTCGCCCCGACGTTGCTTGCTGCCCAGGGTGAAGCGGGAGTATCGACCGAGAGCATTCGCAAATCGACTCAGCAAATTCTGGATCAGGATCAGTTCAAGCATCTAAAAGATCACAACAACCCCTTCGACCTGGACGGACTACTGAACCGACTGGAAACTTCGAACAAAGAGTCTTCTCCTAAGAAAACGTCCACGCGGGCCAGTTCCTCACCCGGATGGTTCGACTGGTTGCCCAGTTTCGACTTCAGTTCGCTGGGAAGCGCGTTCGGCATGCTGATAGAATTCGGCTTCTGGGGAATACTCATTGTAATTGGGCTCGTCCTGATCTATTTTCTTGGCAAAGCGGTGATGGCTTACGAACGCCGCAAGCAAGAATTAACAGACGAACTGATTGAACCAACCGATCAACAGATCGTCGCCGCACCAGGGGAAACCGCCGTAAACCAGTATCTGGCTCGTGCCCGGGAACTGGCCGCCAACAGAGAATATGCCAAAGCGATTATGCAGTTGGTTCAAGGTGCGATGAGTGACATCGAACGCCGAAATCAAATCAAATTTCGTCGCGGGTTAACCTCCTATGATTATCTGCGAGCTGTACGCGGAGAACCGCCCCGTCATCAGGCGTTGCAGCAACTACTTCGCGTTTACGAACCCATCGGCTTCGGGCGGCGCGTCGCGACTGAAGACCATTTTGAGACTAGTTTAAACCAGTTTGAGGCAGAGTTCCTTGCGGCGAATCCATCACCGAACAGCTAA
- a CDS encoding acetolactate synthase: MSTNYGEQIPSDPMTMRGRDWPCLRQFCVFLENKVGLLNDLMRHLEKHDLQVMALSIADSVDFALARIIMSEFDRSKELLELTNFTIFENDIIGVELPDEDQPYVHICNALLQAEVNINYTYPLMYRRQGLGGVAIHTEDIDEGIRALKRGGLKLITEKDLLEDDRFFLG, from the coding sequence ATGTCCACCAATTATGGCGAACAGATTCCGAGCGATCCGATGACGATGCGCGGTCGCGACTGGCCCTGTCTGCGACAGTTCTGCGTCTTCCTCGAAAATAAGGTCGGCCTGCTCAACGATCTGATGCGACATTTGGAAAAACATGATCTACAAGTGATGGCACTCAGTATCGCCGACTCGGTCGACTTTGCGCTCGCCCGCATTATCATGAGCGAGTTTGATCGCAGCAAAGAACTGCTTGAACTGACCAATTTCACGATTTTCGAGAACGACATTATTGGGGTTGAGCTTCCCGACGAAGATCAACCCTACGTCCACATTTGCAACGCTCTGCTGCAGGCCGAAGTGAATATCAATTACACTTACCCATTGATGTACCGCCGTCAGGGACTAGGTGGTGTTGCCATTCACACGGAAGACATCGACGAAGGCATTCGCGCCCTTAAGCGAGGCGGCCTCAAACTGATCACCGAGAAGGATCTGCTCGAAGACGACCGTTTCTTCCTCGGATAA